Proteins encoded by one window of Paraburkholderia terrae:
- a CDS encoding GMC family oxidoreductase, with product MNYDYIIVGAGSAGCILANRLSASGQYSVLLLEAGKADDSFWFKIPVGFTKTYYNETYNWMYYSEPEKELDNRSLYCPRGKVQGGSGSINAMIYVRGQAQDYDDWAEAGNKGWSYRDVLPYFRKLESHPLGNTEYHGANGPIGISPMKDDAHPICHVFIKGCEQAGYKRTDDFNGAQFEGAGIYDVNTRNGQRSSSSFEYLHPVLNRKNLTVEREVLVTQVLFDANRRATGVVVKQNGSSRHFTAKREVILSAGAVDTPKLLQLSGVGDSALLAEHRVPLVHHLPAVGQNLQDHLCVSFYYRSNVKTLNDEMRPLLGKLKLGLQYLLTRKGPLAMSVNQAGGFFRSSEKEALPNLQLYFNPLSYRIPKSNKASLEPEPYSGFLLCFNPCRPSSRGSIQIASDRAEDAAKIRINALTTQKDIDEAIEGCELVRKIMSTAALKDITVEEISPGPQVNDRDAFLQYFREQSGSIYHLCGSCAMGPDDGNSVVDERLRVHGMLGLRIVDASIFPNITSGNINAPTMMVAEKGAEMILEDALAAAGSQAKESAKAFAAAH from the coding sequence ATGAATTACGACTACATCATCGTCGGAGCGGGATCTGCGGGCTGCATTCTCGCCAACCGGCTGTCGGCGTCGGGCCAGTACTCGGTACTGCTGCTCGAAGCAGGCAAAGCCGACGATTCGTTCTGGTTCAAGATTCCAGTCGGTTTCACGAAGACGTACTACAACGAAACCTACAACTGGATGTACTACAGCGAGCCGGAGAAGGAACTCGACAACCGCTCGCTGTATTGCCCGCGCGGCAAGGTGCAGGGCGGCTCCGGTTCAATCAACGCAATGATCTACGTGCGTGGCCAGGCGCAGGATTACGACGACTGGGCGGAAGCGGGCAACAAGGGCTGGTCGTATCGCGACGTACTGCCGTATTTCCGCAAGCTCGAATCGCATCCGCTCGGCAACACCGAGTATCACGGCGCGAACGGCCCGATCGGCATTTCGCCGATGAAGGATGACGCACACCCCATTTGTCACGTGTTCATCAAGGGCTGCGAGCAGGCGGGCTACAAGCGCACTGACGACTTCAATGGCGCGCAGTTCGAAGGCGCGGGCATTTACGACGTGAACACGCGCAATGGCCAGCGTTCATCGAGCAGTTTCGAGTACTTGCACCCAGTGCTCAATCGCAAGAACCTGACGGTCGAGCGTGAAGTACTCGTCACGCAGGTGCTGTTCGACGCGAACCGGCGCGCGACAGGCGTCGTCGTCAAGCAGAACGGCAGTTCGCGCCATTTCACTGCGAAGCGGGAAGTGATTCTTTCGGCGGGTGCCGTCGATACGCCGAAGCTGCTGCAACTGTCGGGTGTCGGCGATAGCGCGCTGCTTGCAGAACATCGCGTTCCCCTCGTGCATCATTTGCCTGCTGTCGGGCAGAACCTGCAGGATCATCTTTGCGTGAGCTTCTACTATCGCTCGAACGTGAAGACGCTGAATGACGAAATGCGCCCGTTGCTGGGCAAGCTCAAGCTCGGCTTGCAATACCTGCTGACGCGCAAAGGCCCGCTTGCGATGAGCGTGAATCAGGCCGGTGGCTTCTTCAGAAGCAGCGAGAAAGAGGCATTGCCGAATCTGCAGCTCTATTTCAATCCGCTGTCATATCGCATTCCGAAGAGCAACAAGGCGAGTCTCGAACCGGAACCGTATTCGGGCTTTCTGCTGTGCTTCAATCCGTGTCGTCCGAGTAGCCGCGGTTCGATCCAGATCGCGTCGGATCGTGCGGAAGATGCCGCGAAGATTCGCATCAACGCGCTGACGACGCAAAAGGATATCGACGAAGCCATTGAAGGCTGCGAGCTGGTGCGCAAGATCATGTCGACGGCGGCGCTCAAGGACATTACTGTCGAAGAGATTTCGCCTGGCCCTCAGGTGAACGATCGCGACGCCTTCCTGCAGTACTTCCGCGAGCAGTCGGGTTCGATCTATCACCTGTGCGGTTCATGCGCGATGGGGCCGGATGACGGCAACTCGGTCGTCGACGAGCGTCTGCGCGTGCATGGCATGTTGGGCTTGCGGATCGTCGATGCGTCGATCTTCCCGAACATCACGTCAGGTAATATCAACGCGCCGACGATGATGGTCGCGGAGAAGGGCGCCGAGATGATTCTCGAAGACGCGCTGGCAGCGGCAGGTTCGCAAGCGAAGGAATCGGCGAAGGCGTTTGCAGCGGCGCATTGA
- a CDS encoding mandelate racemase/muconate lactonizing enzyme family protein, whose amino-acid sequence MKVVSLETHIVAVPPPHIGGMYWIFVKLKTDCGIEGVGEIYSATFHPNAMAPIIDDVFTRYLLDKDPHHVERLWREAYSSGFTQRPDLTMMGVVSGLEMACWDIIGKAANKPVYELLGGRVHERLRSYTYLYPKNRRGEYDYDDPDLAAECAAENVKRGFTAVKFDPAGPYTAYSGHHLSLEVMDRCETFCRKVREAVGSKADLLFGTHGQMVPASAIRLAKRLEKYDPLWFEEPVPPGQHDAMAEVARHTSIPISAGERLTTKYEFHKLLEAGGASILQLNVARVGGLLEAKKVATLAEVYYAQIAPHLYNGPVGAAASIQLATCTPNFLIQESIGTWGGFHAEVLKSPIRWEDGYIIPSTEPGLGVELNMEVVNQHTPYKGDRLHLQMASKPADVKDLAPAKG is encoded by the coding sequence ATGAAAGTCGTCTCGCTCGAAACGCATATCGTCGCCGTGCCGCCGCCGCATATCGGCGGCATGTACTGGATCTTCGTCAAGCTGAAGACGGATTGCGGCATTGAAGGCGTCGGCGAAATCTATTCGGCCACGTTTCATCCGAATGCGATGGCGCCCATCATCGACGACGTGTTCACGCGTTATCTGCTCGACAAGGACCCGCACCACGTCGAACGTCTGTGGCGCGAAGCGTATTCGAGCGGCTTCACGCAGCGCCCCGATCTGACGATGATGGGCGTGGTGAGCGGCCTCGAAATGGCGTGCTGGGACATCATCGGCAAGGCGGCGAACAAGCCCGTGTACGAACTGCTGGGCGGCCGCGTGCATGAGCGCCTGCGTTCGTACACGTATCTGTATCCGAAGAACCGTCGCGGCGAATACGACTACGACGATCCCGATCTCGCGGCCGAATGCGCGGCGGAAAACGTCAAGCGCGGCTTTACGGCGGTGAAGTTCGATCCTGCTGGCCCTTATACGGCTTACTCGGGTCATCATCTGTCGCTCGAAGTGATGGATCGTTGCGAAACGTTCTGCCGCAAGGTGCGCGAAGCCGTGGGCAGCAAGGCCGATCTGCTGTTCGGCACGCATGGGCAAATGGTGCCGGCGTCTGCGATCCGTCTTGCGAAGCGCCTCGAAAAATACGACCCGCTGTGGTTTGAAGAACCTGTGCCGCCGGGACAGCATGACGCCATGGCCGAAGTTGCGCGGCACACGAGCATTCCGATTTCGGCCGGCGAGCGCCTCACCACGAAGTACGAGTTCCACAAGCTGCTGGAAGCGGGCGGCGCATCGATTCTGCAACTGAACGTGGCGCGCGTCGGCGGCCTGCTCGAAGCGAAGAAAGTGGCCACGCTCGCCGAGGTCTATTACGCGCAGATCGCGCCGCACCTCTACAACGGTCCGGTCGGCGCCGCCGCGAGCATTCAGCTTGCAACCTGCACGCCCAACTTCCTGATTCAGGAAAGCATCGGCACGTGGGGCGGTTTCCATGCCGAAGTGCTGAAGTCGCCGATTCGCTGGGAAGACGGCTACATCATTCCCTCTACGGAACCGGGCCTCGGCGTCGAACTGAACATGGAAGTAGTCAATCAGCACACGCCGTATAAGGGCGATCGTCTGCATCTGCAGATGGCGTCGAAGCCCGCCGACGTGAAGGATCTCGCGCCCGCCAAAGGCTGA
- a CDS encoding MFS transporter yields MASQPLQTDASTRRSANATDQSGNKAQRYVQLLLLVIAAGAIYPILYLRQVYQPTMLEVFHISESQLGYLYSMLGTIFLLSYLPSGWLADRIAPRLLISFSLVATGLLGLVYSTAPSFNLLLMIFGGWGLSTGLTFWAAVIKRVSMIAGADEQGRFFGFLDGGRGLIEAMLATIAITLFAWLTQTKGEPAAVGFRVVVYMYAFLCIGLGVVLALVKDPSSKAERSSRAQAAKRSNVIADLITLAKIPELWLVAAIVFCGYQVFWATYSFSAYLHEGEIGLSVVMAGTITTLKLWMRPIGGIGGGVLGDRFSKVTVLIIALFLASLSLVGLIAAPQISSHVLLVFIVLFIGVLTYAIRGLYWSLLDRCNVPVETMGLAIGLISVLGYSPDVFLPLINGYLTQNYPGVHGYQMYFGYVAAVSAVGGFAGLVLRNMLNRKEA; encoded by the coding sequence GTGGCAAGCCAACCTCTTCAGACGGACGCTTCGACGCGCCGTTCCGCCAACGCGACCGACCAATCCGGCAACAAGGCACAGCGCTATGTGCAACTGTTGCTGCTCGTCATCGCGGCCGGCGCGATTTATCCGATTCTCTATCTGCGCCAGGTCTATCAGCCGACGATGCTGGAAGTTTTCCACATCAGCGAAAGCCAACTCGGCTATCTGTATTCGATGCTCGGCACGATCTTCCTGCTGAGCTACCTGCCGAGCGGCTGGCTCGCGGACCGCATCGCGCCGCGCCTGCTGATCAGCTTCTCGCTCGTGGCGACTGGCCTGCTCGGCCTGGTGTATTCGACGGCGCCGTCGTTCAATCTGCTGCTGATGATCTTCGGCGGCTGGGGCCTGTCGACGGGGCTGACGTTCTGGGCGGCCGTTATCAAGCGCGTGTCGATGATCGCGGGCGCTGACGAGCAGGGCCGCTTCTTCGGTTTCCTCGACGGTGGCCGTGGGCTGATCGAAGCGATGCTCGCGACGATCGCCATCACGCTGTTTGCATGGCTCACGCAGACGAAGGGCGAACCGGCCGCTGTTGGCTTCAGGGTCGTGGTGTACATGTACGCGTTCCTGTGCATTGGCCTCGGCGTAGTGCTCGCACTGGTGAAAGATCCGTCGTCGAAAGCGGAGCGATCGAGCCGCGCGCAAGCGGCCAAACGCAGCAACGTGATCGCCGATCTGATCACGCTCGCGAAGATTCCCGAACTGTGGCTCGTCGCGGCGATCGTGTTCTGCGGCTATCAGGTGTTCTGGGCGACCTACAGCTTCTCCGCGTATCTGCATGAAGGCGAGATTGGCTTGTCGGTGGTGATGGCGGGCACGATCACGACGCTCAAGCTGTGGATGCGTCCCATCGGCGGCATTGGCGGCGGCGTTCTCGGCGACCGCTTTTCGAAAGTGACCGTGCTGATCATCGCGCTCTTTCTCGCGTCGCTTTCTCTGGTCGGCCTGATCGCCGCGCCGCAGATCAGCAGCCATGTGTTGCTGGTGTTTATCGTGCTCTTCATCGGCGTGCTGACGTATGCGATTCGCGGTCTGTACTGGTCGCTGCTCGACCGCTGCAACGTACCCGTCGAAACCATGGGCCTCGCGATTGGCCTGATTTCAGTACTCGGCTATTCGCCCGATGTTTTCCTGCCGCTCATCAACGGATATCTGACGCAGAACTATCCGGGCGTGCATGGCTATCAAATGTACTTCGGCTACGTGGCCGCCGTGTCCGCCGTCGGCGGTTTCGCGGGCCTCGTGCTGCGCAATATGCTTAACAGGAAGGAAGCGTAA
- the aldA gene encoding aldehyde dehydrogenase — MRLDRNFVGGQFVEPATDELISVYNPATEALIAQVSGASREEAVAAVAAAAAAQKSWRKLPAAERATYLHKLADALTDCAPAIGAALALESGKSVADATNEAIYAGQITRYHAEWARRIEGEVIPSDTPDENLVMHREPIGVVACLIPFNYPVYTFMRKIAPALIAGNTVVVRPSNNTPSSAFEIAKAVIRAELPPGVVNILAMSHATAEAVCTHPAVGMITLTGSVGAGRKVLDYCKENIAKPSLELGGKTPAIIEPDADLEKAARELVGSKTTHCGQLCTAIERVYVHESVHDQFVALLKKHMSAVKSGDRSTDASLMGPLVNEASRQSIHAMVQRAVANGATLETGGAIPEGKGFFYPATLLTNCRQDMEIIQEETFGPIMPVVRYSTLDEALQMANDHQFGLSSVLYTENYRTTMKVANNIEAGELYVNRTPADPYQGFHAGWKRSGLGGDDGKHGMLEFTQTRLVVMKY, encoded by the coding sequence ATGCGACTCGACCGGAATTTCGTTGGCGGCCAGTTTGTCGAACCCGCAACGGACGAACTCATCTCCGTCTATAACCCCGCTACCGAGGCGCTGATTGCCCAGGTATCGGGTGCGTCCCGCGAAGAGGCTGTAGCAGCCGTCGCCGCTGCCGCCGCCGCGCAAAAGAGCTGGCGCAAGCTGCCCGCTGCGGAGCGCGCAACGTATCTGCACAAGCTCGCCGACGCATTGACCGACTGCGCGCCCGCCATCGGCGCGGCGCTCGCGCTGGAATCGGGCAAGAGCGTCGCCGACGCGACCAACGAAGCCATCTACGCCGGCCAGATCACGCGCTATCACGCCGAGTGGGCGCGCCGTATCGAAGGCGAAGTCATTCCCAGCGACACGCCCGACGAGAACCTCGTGATGCATCGCGAGCCGATCGGCGTCGTCGCATGCCTGATCCCGTTCAATTACCCCGTCTATACGTTCATGCGCAAAATCGCGCCGGCGTTGATCGCGGGTAATACGGTGGTGGTGCGGCCGAGCAATAACACGCCCAGTTCCGCATTCGAAATCGCCAAGGCCGTGATTCGCGCCGAATTGCCGCCGGGCGTCGTCAACATTCTCGCGATGAGCCACGCAACCGCCGAAGCCGTCTGCACGCATCCCGCGGTCGGCATGATTACGCTGACGGGCAGCGTCGGCGCCGGTCGCAAGGTGCTCGACTATTGCAAAGAGAACATTGCGAAGCCGTCACTCGAGCTGGGCGGCAAGACGCCTGCCATCATCGAGCCGGATGCCGATCTGGAAAAGGCCGCGCGCGAACTCGTCGGCTCGAAGACGACGCACTGCGGCCAGCTTTGCACGGCTATCGAGCGCGTCTACGTACACGAAAGCGTGCATGACCAGTTCGTCGCGCTGCTGAAAAAGCACATGAGCGCAGTGAAGAGCGGCGATCGCAGCACGGATGCTTCCTTGATGGGTCCGCTCGTCAACGAAGCCTCGCGCCAGTCGATTCACGCGATGGTCCAGCGCGCGGTGGCCAATGGCGCAACGCTCGAAACGGGCGGCGCGATTCCCGAAGGCAAGGGCTTCTTCTATCCGGCCACGTTGCTGACGAACTGCCGTCAGGACATGGAGATCATCCAGGAAGAAACGTTCGGCCCGATCATGCCCGTCGTGCGCTACAGCACGCTCGACGAAGCGCTGCAGATGGCCAACGACCACCAGTTCGGTCTGTCGTCGGTGCTTTACACCGAGAACTACCGCACGACGATGAAAGTCGCGAACAACATCGAAGCGGGCGAACTCTACGTGAACCGCACGCCTGCCGACCCGTACCAAGGCTTTCACGCAGGCTGGAAACGCTCGGGTCTCGGCGGCGACGACGGCAAGCACGGCATGCTCGAATTCACGCAGACGCGTCTGGTCGTCATGAAGTACTGA
- a CDS encoding H-NS histone family protein, protein MATLEIIQARIKKLQTQAETLLAKRAQGALDQIRELMIKHGLTTEDIERRAKARRERERKVRLGVSSGKAGIASAVKGKMPPKYRDPKTGATWSGHARPPAWIKDVKDRSKFLIDAAAAAAEPAVTAKAATKKTAAKKAVAKKAVTAKSAGRKVAKKASAGAKAAVKKVAAKKAAVKKTAAKKVAAKSAAPTAGKRVIAKKAAAKKTGASKAPAKKAAAKKAPVKSVAPVVETPVTVQTPTSATGEA, encoded by the coding sequence ATGGCTACATTGGAAATCATCCAGGCACGTATAAAGAAACTGCAGACGCAGGCTGAAACGCTCCTGGCTAAACGCGCGCAAGGTGCGTTGGACCAGATCCGGGAACTGATGATCAAGCACGGTCTCACAACGGAAGATATCGAGCGTCGCGCAAAAGCACGGCGTGAACGCGAGCGCAAAGTGCGTCTTGGCGTCAGCAGCGGCAAGGCCGGAATCGCATCGGCCGTGAAAGGCAAAATGCCGCCCAAGTATCGCGATCCCAAGACGGGTGCAACGTGGAGCGGTCACGCTCGACCGCCGGCATGGATCAAAGATGTGAAAGACCGTAGCAAGTTTCTGATCGATGCTGCTGCGGCTGCAGCAGAACCCGCGGTGACTGCAAAGGCAGCTACGAAGAAAACGGCGGCGAAGAAAGCCGTCGCGAAGAAAGCTGTAACGGCGAAGTCGGCGGGCCGCAAGGTTGCGAAAAAGGCATCGGCAGGCGCAAAAGCTGCTGTAAAGAAAGTTGCCGCGAAGAAGGCCGCCGTCAAGAAGACTGCCGCTAAGAAGGTTGCCGCGAAGTCTGCCGCGCCGACTGCCGGCAAGCGCGTAATTGCGAAGAAAGCCGCCGCAAAGAAAACCGGCGCAAGCAAGGCGCCGGCGAAAAAGGCAGCCGCAAAGAAGGCACCCGTGAAAAGCGTTGCGCCCGTCGTCGAAACACCCGTGACGGTGCAGACGCCGACGTCCGCAACGGGCGAGGCTTGA
- a CDS encoding bifunctional DedA family/phosphatase PAP2 family protein yields the protein MEHAYVQLLHLLAGHTAWTLVVVFLAAFLEAVAIIGTFVPGSTAMFIAGALVGTGTLNLGWLFASAIVGAVAGDGMSYWFGRRYKDTISRLWPFSTHPGLLESGQKYFDKHGAKSVVFARFAAPLRAIVPVVAGMLEMPPMRFYAMNVLSALLWAPAHILPGVVFGASIQLAGAVSFRLVAALAIVVAIVWLCFWVMRVVVSHARAWAGASRSGLVKWARDHEAPYGKLVYRIVDPERAAIGLLVGISVFVLVCAGIFFGVMQDVVSGDPLVQVDMSFYRFLQSAQAPWIGEALARASTLGSIPTLAALVIASTIMIAFEKRWRMLIYWLIAVIFSQVLIFAIQVIVPHAPPAAAPSDLYAFPSNHVAASVTVYGFLAFVVARRVGLVTGIAVTALASLIVITVAFAGLSSGRFAFSDAVGGAAFAAMWVAVVALTAVWRHPETPPSREYMPAVLLAVLCASVGLQIALGHQPDAAPQVRQRPPVVVTQAQWTDSLWKQFPCYRSDMKGDRREPITVQWTADRQQIVAQLSSRGWLEGTRFNARSLFSLVSPDVPVMDLPVLPKLNDGVPSTLVFSRQRARTDERDVLRFWRTGYAVARRDGTAPTPIWLGSLVHERLLRPSWPFNVLRTDRQLDPLISPKSVNGEWRELELSSSMGCTDIPVTLIASTER from the coding sequence ATGGAGCACGCGTACGTCCAGCTGCTGCACCTGCTCGCAGGCCACACTGCGTGGACGCTGGTCGTGGTGTTTCTTGCTGCGTTTCTCGAAGCCGTCGCGATCATCGGCACCTTCGTGCCGGGCAGCACGGCAATGTTCATTGCAGGCGCGCTGGTCGGCACGGGCACGCTGAATCTCGGCTGGCTCTTTGCGAGCGCGATTGTGGGCGCCGTGGCGGGCGACGGTATGAGCTACTGGTTCGGCCGTCGTTATAAAGACACGATCAGCAGGCTCTGGCCGTTCAGCACGCATCCGGGTTTGCTCGAAAGCGGCCAGAAGTATTTCGACAAGCATGGCGCGAAGAGCGTCGTATTTGCGCGCTTCGCTGCACCGCTGCGCGCGATCGTCCCCGTCGTCGCGGGCATGCTCGAAATGCCGCCCATGCGCTTCTATGCAATGAACGTGCTGTCCGCGTTGCTATGGGCGCCCGCGCACATTCTTCCCGGCGTCGTATTCGGCGCGTCGATCCAGCTGGCGGGCGCGGTGTCCTTCCGTCTCGTCGCGGCGCTGGCGATCGTCGTAGCAATCGTATGGCTTTGCTTCTGGGTGATGCGCGTGGTCGTCTCGCACGCACGCGCATGGGCCGGCGCGTCGCGCAGCGGCCTCGTGAAGTGGGCGCGTGATCACGAAGCGCCGTATGGAAAGCTGGTCTATCGGATCGTCGATCCTGAGCGCGCGGCTATCGGCCTGCTGGTCGGCATTTCGGTGTTCGTGCTGGTGTGCGCGGGCATCTTCTTTGGCGTCATGCAGGACGTCGTATCGGGCGATCCGCTCGTGCAGGTCGACATGTCGTTCTATCGCTTCCTGCAATCCGCGCAGGCGCCGTGGATCGGTGAAGCGCTTGCGCGCGCCTCGACGCTCGGCAGCATTCCGACGCTCGCCGCGCTGGTCATTGCGTCGACCATCATGATCGCCTTCGAGAAACGCTGGCGCATGCTTATCTATTGGCTCATCGCAGTGATCTTCTCGCAGGTGCTGATCTTCGCGATCCAGGTAATCGTGCCGCACGCGCCGCCCGCCGCCGCGCCATCCGACCTCTATGCGTTTCCCAGCAATCACGTCGCTGCGAGCGTCACGGTGTATGGCTTTCTCGCGTTCGTCGTGGCACGCCGCGTCGGTCTGGTGACGGGTATCGCCGTCACTGCGCTCGCGAGCCTGATCGTGATCACCGTCGCATTCGCGGGCCTGTCTTCCGGGCGCTTCGCGTTCTCCGATGCCGTGGGCGGCGCAGCATTCGCGGCCATGTGGGTCGCTGTCGTCGCGTTGACGGCCGTATGGCGGCATCCGGAAACGCCGCCTTCGCGCGAATACATGCCCGCCGTTCTGCTGGCCGTGCTGTGCGCGAGCGTCGGTCTGCAGATCGCCTTGGGACATCAGCCGGACGCAGCGCCGCAGGTGCGCCAGCGGCCACCCGTGGTCGTCACGCAGGCGCAATGGACGGATTCGCTGTGGAAGCAGTTTCCCTGCTATCGCTCCGACATGAAGGGCGACCGGCGCGAGCCGATCACCGTGCAATGGACAGCCGACCGGCAGCAGATCGTCGCGCAACTAAGCAGCAGAGGTTGGCTCGAAGGCACGCGTTTCAATGCGCGCAGCCTGTTCTCGCTCGTGTCGCCCGACGTGCCCGTGATGGATCTGCCCGTGCTGCCCAAGCTCAACGACGGCGTACCGTCGACCCTCGTCTTCAGCCGTCAGCGCGCGCGCACCGACGAACGCGACGTACTGCGTTTCTGGCGCACGGGCTATGCCGTTGCGCGTCGCGACGGCACGGCGCCCACGCCGATCTGGCTCGGCTCGCTGGTGCATGAGCGTCTGCTGCGCCCTTCGTGGCCCTTCAATGTGCTGCGCACCGACAGACAACTAGATCCGCTCATTTCCCCAAAATCGGTTAACGGTGAGTGGCGAGAACTCGAACTGTCGAGCAGCATGGGATGCACCGACATTCCCGTCACGCTGATCGCATCCACCGAACGTTAA
- a CDS encoding VTT domain-containing protein, giving the protein MNGSQRASKQCNAMRKELLQLVDFNPSAISTWGAAVVFLNVLLTRLGIPVPAVPVLLLAGTAIANGHLSFWHVLTAALAAALIGDGIWFTAGRMLGRRLILALARLSAAVETRVRKARALFMRFGPAIVSVSKFVPGLAIITPPLMGTTRVGIVIFFAWDAVGIVAWATFWLLGGAIFERQLSLLIHEVRAHGWTIIDVLTAIAASYLVFRFVQRWRLQRPLSLAAISQEQVDAMMRPDKPPIVLDARPEHMKRQTPQSIPGALPLDIHAPGTVDAALLARDVVVYCVCADDVTARTLSQQMRDKGFTRIRALRGGLDAWERRGYSVEPLSEQNISAAQPRREKNRTLPQERGITLRGIAPRGAVSS; this is encoded by the coding sequence ATGAACGGCAGCCAGCGCGCGTCGAAGCAATGCAATGCAATGCGCAAGGAGCTATTGCAATTGGTCGATTTCAATCCGTCGGCAATTTCTACTTGGGGCGCAGCCGTTGTCTTCCTGAACGTGCTGCTTACGCGCCTCGGCATTCCCGTGCCTGCCGTCCCTGTACTCCTGCTCGCGGGCACGGCGATCGCCAATGGCCATCTCTCCTTCTGGCACGTGCTGACTGCCGCGCTCGCCGCCGCGCTGATTGGCGACGGGATATGGTTTACTGCGGGCCGCATGCTCGGACGCCGCCTGATCCTTGCACTCGCGCGGCTGTCGGCCGCCGTCGAAACGCGAGTGCGCAAGGCGCGTGCCCTCTTCATGCGCTTTGGACCGGCAATCGTCTCGGTCTCGAAGTTCGTACCGGGACTTGCCATCATCACGCCGCCGCTGATGGGCACGACGCGCGTCGGCATCGTCATCTTCTTCGCGTGGGACGCCGTCGGTATCGTCGCGTGGGCAACGTTCTGGCTGCTCGGCGGCGCGATTTTCGAGCGGCAGCTGAGCCTGCTGATTCACGAAGTGCGAGCGCACGGCTGGACGATCATCGATGTGCTGACCGCCATCGCCGCGAGTTATCTGGTGTTCCGTTTTGTGCAGCGGTGGCGTCTGCAGCGGCCGCTCTCGCTTGCTGCAATCTCGCAGGAGCAGGTCGACGCGATGATGCGTCCCGACAAACCACCCATCGTGCTCGACGCCCGCCCTGAGCACATGAAACGACAGACGCCGCAGTCCATTCCCGGCGCGCTGCCGCTCGACATCCATGCGCCCGGCACGGTCGACGCCGCGTTGCTGGCTCGCGATGTCGTCGTCTATTGCGTCTGCGCCGACGATGTCACGGCAAGAACGCTGTCGCAGCAGATGCGCGACAAAGGCTTTACGCGGATTCGCGCGCTAAGAGGCGGGCTGGACGCGTGGGAGCGGCGCGGCTACTCCGTCGAGCCTTTGAGCGAACAGAACATAAGCGCCGCGCAGCCCAGGCGCGAGAAAAACCGTACACTGCCGCAGGAACGCGGCATTACCTTGCGCGGTATTGCACCAAGAGGCGCCGTCTCCAGTTAA
- a CDS encoding diguanylate cyclase → MATKSRAGQGKSFVERIYRLRIAGLGLGFFCVASVFALQHRGFVLWSLLVFHGFVWPHVARRAALACEVPFRGERLNLMADSMLGGFWVVAMQFNVLPSVLILAMLSMDNIAAGGLRLFARGMVAHVLGVLTGLVTVGFVFSPMSQMPTILACLPFLIIYPLALGFTSYRLSLKLAQRTRELEHLSRTDGLTRLWNRRHWEGLLAGEFERCRANRYASCLLLIDLDHFKRINDTLGHPAGDSVLQAFADLLRSHFRAGDSIGRYGGEEFGVVLPGATLREAHTVAKVLVQRVREKTKEASTECPCTISVGIAQLTDDLPDYHTWLQEVDRSLYQAKATGRDRIVVGGLAPVQEVARG, encoded by the coding sequence TTGGCAACGAAAAGCAGGGCCGGGCAAGGGAAGAGCTTTGTCGAGCGTATTTACCGCTTGCGCATTGCCGGGCTGGGGCTTGGCTTCTTCTGCGTCGCTTCCGTTTTCGCGCTACAGCATCGCGGCTTCGTATTGTGGTCGCTGCTGGTGTTTCATGGTTTTGTCTGGCCACATGTCGCGCGGCGCGCTGCGCTTGCCTGTGAAGTGCCGTTTCGCGGCGAACGCCTGAACCTGATGGCCGATTCGATGCTCGGCGGCTTCTGGGTCGTGGCGATGCAGTTCAACGTGCTGCCCAGCGTGCTGATTCTCGCGATGCTCAGCATGGACAACATCGCCGCGGGCGGCCTGCGGCTCTTCGCACGTGGCATGGTCGCGCATGTGCTCGGCGTGCTAACGGGGCTCGTCACGGTCGGGTTCGTGTTTTCGCCGATGTCGCAAATGCCGACCATCCTTGCGTGTCTGCCGTTCCTCATTATTTATCCCCTTGCGTTGGGCTTTACGAGCTACCGGCTGTCGCTCAAGCTCGCCCAGCGCACGCGCGAACTCGAGCACCTGAGCCGCACGGACGGCCTGACCCGCCTTTGGAACCGCCGGCACTGGGAAGGGCTGCTCGCCGGGGAATTCGAGCGCTGCCGCGCGAACCGCTACGCGTCGTGCCTGCTGCTGATCGACCTCGATCACTTCAAGCGGATCAACGACACGCTGGGTCATCCTGCTGGCGACTCAGTGTTACAGGCGTTCGCCGATCTTTTGCGCAGCCATTTCCGCGCGGGCGACAGCATTGGCCGCTATGGCGGCGAGGAGTTCGGCGTCGTCTTGCCGGGCGCGACATTGCGCGAGGCGCATACGGTTGCGAAGGTGCTGGTGCAGCGCGTGAGGGAGAAGACGAAAGAGGCGTCGACGGAATGCCCGTGTACGATTAGCGTCGGCATTGCCCAATTGACCGACGACTTGCCGGACTATCACACGTGGTTGCAGGAAGTTGACCGCAGTCTTTATCAGGCGAAGGCGACGGGCCGTGACCGGATCGTCGTCGGCGGTCTTGCGCCCGTTCAGGAAGTGGCTCGCGGCTAA